The Tamandua tetradactyla isolate mTamTet1 chromosome 5, mTamTet1.pri, whole genome shotgun sequence genome window below encodes:
- the MRPL14 gene encoding large ribosomal subunit protein uL14m, whose protein sequence is MALCAGLWGPFTHVRRTLSQRCFSTSGSLGAIQKMTRVRVVDNSALGNTPYHRPPRCIHVYNKKGVGKVGDRILLAIKGQKKKALIVGHRMPGARMTPRFDSNNVVLIEDNGNPVGTRIKIPIPTSLRQREGEYSKVLAIAQNFV, encoded by the exons ATGGCTCTCTGTGCTGGGCTCTGGGGCCCCTTCACTCATGTAAGGAGAACACTCAGCCAGCGCTGTTTCAG CACCTCTGGGAGTCTCGGTGCAATTCAGAAGATGACTCGGGTACGTGTGGTGGACAACAGTGCCCTGGGGAATACCCCGTACCATCGCCCTCCTCGCTGCATCCATGTCTATAACAAGAAGGGGGTGGGCAAGGTGGGTGACCGGATCCTCCTGGCCATCAAGGGGCAGAAGAAGAAGGCGCTCATCGTGGGACATCGCATGCCTGGTGCGCGGATGACCCCCAGATTCGACTCCAACAACGTGGTCCTCATCGAGGACAATGGGAACCCAGTGGGGACCCGAATTAAGATACCCATTCCTACCAGCCTCCGCCAGCGGGAAGGCGAGTACTCCAAGGTGCTGGCCATTGCTCAGAACTTTGTGTGA